In the Coturnix japonica isolate 7356 chromosome 6, Coturnix japonica 2.1, whole genome shotgun sequence genome, one interval contains:
- the SYNPO2L gene encoding synaptopodin 2-like protein, producing the protein MGAEEEMLITLSGGAPWGFRLQGGSEQKKPLQVSKIRKRSKACRGGLWENDVLVSINGKSCAGLSHASAMQIIDSSNGMLNIRVKRAVGGDQTGPRLQRSPSPGQRVLSPPSPLSPTAQLLSSGAAGAPATTQSSQPRRPQRHLESLTSPPDSEAYYGETDSDADNVAQEKHRRARKKSPRSPPDSTNSKADVPQDEVSLSEQSGYESLPEAAMQEEAKEASCSGVAKREIACPPGSRADTPFSESEGQLRPSSAEGRETSPEAMLLPHATKAIRAERHLIPMVGPVEHPVDEDLTTTYTEKAKQAKLHRHESIQEKNVKEAKTKCRTIASLLTDAPNPHSKGVLMFKKRRQRAKKYTLVSFGSVDEDRSYEEEDGIFPTSESEFDEEGFSDARSLTNHSDWDNTYLDIEKCKSDSEQKEEKQKGLSEASGKGARLFEQQRERAGKYTVEKVPAQRSPQLTPAAEPQPGMVNGDMPVPQKTASVPLSIHLEGVQVPSKMPATTPTQVLAPPSPTVFPQPPGTPDPFSSSTSMFNRSARPFTPGFSGQRPATSSVIFKPSAPKKPSESLGGQSTVVSPFSSLAPGTPASAPAPTHRGPVSSSTSLYITAPGRPTPPLESQPRAGGSTPETKPSASPARTSTASIVLSTPSKPGGEVASVASQPRVPGTASSSLYISPTPAQHTVSTSPLPVQLSANSAATPRPPSEPLTSREQRISVPAPRTGILQEARRRGNKKPMFSKVEEKKNSPNPELLSLVQNLDEKPKGDHPGAGFESGPEEDFLSLGAEACNFMQSSGRKFKTPPPVAPKPQQQDAGLVNGAHDMPQLKGKGAQLFAKRQSRMDKFVVETATKPEPKPRTPSPSPSLPSSWKYSPNIRAPPPIAYNPMHSPFYPLAASKSQASKAESKVKKAPGQKSGNKAIDVMHHQPYQLKSAMFCFGDPPGSSTQESPGQPGQQASSSFTAAKQVPVKTAKTQEIRRFSTPAPMPASSSLAPTVLVPRSATTLDEPVWRTEMASSAPATPAPFQMELSQSPKPYQSSPEFGQASLGPSPNPASASRFQVARPKFSAARTGMQANVWRPSFGHH; encoded by the exons ATGGGAGCCGAAGAAGAAATGCTCATCACTCTGTCTGGAGGTGCCCCCTGGGGCTTCCGGCTGCAAGGGGGCTCTGAGCAGAAAAAACCCCTTCAAGTGTCAAAG atccGAAAGCGAAGCAAAGCATGCCGTGGAGGCCTGTGGGAAAATGATGTGCTGGTGTCTATCAATGGAAAGTCATGTGCTGGCCTCTCCCACGCTTCTGCCATGCAGATCATCGACTCCTCCAATGGTATGCTCAATATCCGAGTGAAAAG GGCAGTTGGTGGGGACCAGACCGGCCCACGGCTTCAGCGCTCCCCTTCCCCAGGGCAGCGAGTGCtctccccaccatccccactcAGTCCGACGGCGCAGCTCCTGAGCTCAGGTGCAGCAGGAGCCCCAGCCACCACGCAGTCCTCACAGCCCCGTAGGCCACAGAGGCACCTGGAAAGCCTCACCTCCCCACCGGATAGCGAGGCCTACTATGGTGAGACTGACAGTGATGCAGACAATGTGGCCCAGGAGAAGCACCGCCGGGCTCGCAAGAAGTCCCCGCGCTCCCCGCCAGACAGCaccaacagcaaagcagatgtgCCCCAGGACGAGGTGTCCCTGTCTGAGCAGAGCGGCTATGAGAGCTTGCCAGAGGCTGCCATGCAGGAGGAAGCCAAGGAGGCCAGCTGCAGTGGGGTTGCCAAGAGAGAGATTGCCTGTCCACCTGGCAGCCGTGCAGACACCCCTTTCTCAGAGAGTGAGGGACAGTTGCGGCCATCCTCAGCAGAGGGTCGTGAGACTTCTCCAGAAGCGATGCTCCTCCCCCATGCCACCAAGGCTATCCGAGCGGAGCGCCATCTCATCCCCATGGTGGGGCCAGTGGAGCACCCAGTTGATGAAGATCTAACCACCACATACACGGAGAAAGCCAAGCAGGCTA AGCTCCACCGCCACGAGAGCATCCAAGAGAAGAACGTGAAAGAAGCCAAAACCAAGTGCAGAACCATTGCATCCCTGCTGACAGACGCACCCAACCCCCACTCCAAGGGGGTGTTGATGTTCAAGAAGCGCAGGCAGAGGGCTAAGAAATATACGTTAGTGAGCTTTGGGAGTGTCGACGAAGACCGCTCCTACGAGGAGGAAGACGGAATTTTTCCAACTAGTGAGTCTGAATTTGATGAGGAAGGTTTCTCTGATGCCCGAAGCTTAACAAATCACTCAGACTGGGACAACACATATCTGGACATTGAGAAGTGCAAGTCAGACtctgaacagaaagaagagaagcaaaaaggtTTGAGTGAAGCCTCAGGTAAAGGAGCACGGTTAtttgagcagcagagggaacGGGCAGGGAAGTACACAGTGGAGAAAGTCCCTGCACAGAGGAGCCCCCAGCTCACTCCAGCTGCCGAGCCACAGCCGGGCATGGTGAATGGAGATATGCCCGTGCCACAGAAGACAGCCAGTGTGCCCCTCAGCATCCACCTGGAAGGTGTGCAAGTGCCGAGCAAGATGCCAGCCACCACACCCACTCAGGTCCTggctcctcccagccccactgtcTTCCCGCAGCCCCCAGGCACACCTGACCCCTTCTCTTCAAGCACGAGTATGTTCAACAGATCTGCACGGCCCTTCACTCCTGGTTTTTCTGGCCAGCGCCCAGCAACATCCTCAGTCATCTTCAAGCCATCTGCACCCAAAAAACCTAGTGAAAGCCTTGGTGGACAAAGCACGGTGGTCTCCCCTTTTTCATCTCTGGCTCCAGGAACACCTGCCAGTGCCCCAGCACCAACACACCGTGGTCCAGTGAGTTCCTCCACATCTCTGTATATTACTGCACCAGGCAGGCCAACACCACCACTAGAATCACAGCCAAGAGCTGGAGGAAGCACTCCGGAGACTAAGCCTTCTGCCAGCCCTGCGCGGACATCCACTGCCTCTATAGTCCTGTCAACTCCCTCAAAGCCAGGAGGGGAGGTGGCCTCTGTAGCATCCCAGCCACGAGTCCCTGGAACAGCCTCTTCTTCCTTGTATATTAGCCcaactccagcacagcacacggTAAGCACCTCCCCGCTGCCAGTACAGCTTTCTGCCAACTCAGCAGCAACACCACGACCTCCTTCTGAGCCCTTAACCTCCAGGGAGCAGAGGATTTCTGTGCCAGCTCCCCGCACAGGCATCCTGCAGGAGGCTCGCCGGCGTGGCAACAAGAAACCCATGTTCAGTAAGgttgaggaaaagaagaattcaCCCAACCCCGAGCTCCTGTCTCTGGTGCAGAACCTGGATGAGAAGCCGAAAGGTGACCACCCTGGGGCAGGCTTTGAGTCTGGGCCTGAGGAGGATTTCCTCAGCCTGGGTGCTGAGGCCTGCAACTTCATGCAGTCCTCAGGCCGCAAGTTTAAGACCCCACCTCCAGTGGCTCCTAAGCCTCAGCAGCAAGATGCTGGACTGGTAAACGGGGCCCATGACATGCCTCAGCTTAAAGGCAAGGGGGCACAGCTCTTTGCCAAACGCCAGAGCCGCATGGACAAGTTTGTGGTGGAGACAGCAACAAAGCCAGAGCCCAAGCCCAGGACCCCTTCACCTTCCCCTTCTCTGCCTTCATCCTGGAAATATTCACCCAATATCCGGGCTCCGCCTCCGATAGCTTACAACCCGATGCATTCCCCTTTCTATCCTCTGGCTGCCAGCAAGTCTCAGGCTAGTAAGGCTGAGAGCAAAGTGAAAAAGGCACCTGGTCAGAAGTCAGGGAACAAGGCCATTGATGTCATGCACCATCAGCCCTATCAATTAAAGTCAGCCATGTTCTGTTTTGGGGATCCCCCAGGCTCCAGCACTCAGGAGTCTCCTGGTCAGCCAGGCCAGCAGGCCAGCTCGTCTTTCACTGCAGCCAAGCAGGTCCCTGTGAAAACAGCCAAGACGCAGGAGATTCGTCGCTTCTCCACCCCTGCTCCCATGCCTGCTTCGAGCAGCTTGGCACCCACTGTGCTTGTGCCCCGCTCAGCTACCACATTGGATGAGCCGGTGTGGAGAACAGAAATGGCTTCTTCTGCCCCTGCTACACCAGCACCCTTCCAGATGGAGCTCAGCCAGTCCCCTAAGCCATATCAGAGTTCCCCAGAGTTTGGTCAGGCAAGCCTGGGGCCCTCCCCAAACCCGGCTTCAGCCTCTCGGTTTCAGGTGGCCAGACCCAAATTCTCAGCAGCCAGAACAGGAATGCAGGCCAATGTGTGGAGGCCAAGCTTTGGCCACCACTGA